One Prionailurus bengalensis isolate Pbe53 chromosome D3, Fcat_Pben_1.1_paternal_pri, whole genome shotgun sequence genomic region harbors:
- the SCARB1 gene encoding scavenger receptor class B member 1 isoform X5, with translation MGSRARARRAAAMLGFLGLLCAVLGAVMIVMVPTLIKQQVLKNVRIDPSSLSFNMWKDIPVPFYLSVYFFDVVNPSAVLLGEKPQVRERGPYVYREFRHKSNITFNDNDTVSFLEYRSFQFQPDRSHGLESDYIVMPNILVLGAAMMMENKPMSLKLIMTLAFSTLGERAFMNRTVGEIMWGYEDPLVHLVNKYLPNMFPFKGKFGLFAELNNSNSGLFTVFTGVKDFSRIHLVDKWNGLSKVKYWHSDQCNMINGTSGQMWAPFMTPETSLEFYSPEACRSMNLVYKESGVFEGIPTYRFVAPSTLFANGSTYPPNEGFCPCLESGIQNISTCRFNAPLFLSHPHFYNADPMLAEAVLGLHPNPEEHSLFLDVHPEPRLVKSTVTTCTSAPANGACTLIVVQTPAGDFHTQ, from the exons AACGTGCGCATCGACCCCAGCAGCCTGTCCTTCAACATGTGGAAGGACATCCCTGTCCCTTTCTACCTGTCCGTCTACTTCTTCGACGTGGTCAACCCCAGCGCCGTCCTCCTGGGCGAGAAGCCGCAGGTGCGGGAGCGCGGGCCCTACGTGTACAG GGAGTTCAGGCACAAGAGTAACATCACCTTCAATGACAATGACACCGTGTCATTCCTCGAGTACCGCAGTTTCCAGTTCCAACCTGACAGGTCCCACGGCCTGGAGAGTGACTACATCGTCATGCCCAACATCCTGGTCTTG GGCGCGGCGATGATGATGGAGAACAAGCCCATGAGCCTGAAGCTGATCATGACCTTGGCGTTCAGCACCCTCGGAGAGCGTGCCTTCATGAACCGCACCGTGGGCGAGATCATGTGGGGCTACGAGGACCCTCTGGTCCACCTCGTCAACAAGTACCTGCCAAACATGTTTCCCTTCAAGGGCAAGTTTGGGCTCTTTGCGGAG CTGAACAACTCCAATTCTGGGCTCTTCACCGTGTTCACGGGGGTCAAAGACTTCAGCAGGATCCATCTCGTGGACAAGTGGAACGGGCTTAGCAAG GTCAAATACTGGCATTCTGACCAGTGCAACATGATCAATGGGACGTCTGGACAGATGTGGGCGCCGTTCATGACTCCCGAGACCTCACTGGAATTCTACAGCCCCGAGGCCTGCCG GTCCATGAACCTGGTCTACAAGGAGTCAGGGGTGTTCGAAGGCATCCCCACCTATCGCTTCGTGGCCCCCAGCACCTTGTTTGCCAACGGCTCCACCTACCCGCCCAACGAGGGCTTCTGCCCCTGCCTGGAGTCTGGGATTCAGAACATCAGCACCTGCAGGTTCA ATGCACCCTTGTTTCTCTCCCACCCTCACTTCTACAACGCCGACCCGATGCTGGCAGAGGCGGTGCTTGGCCTCCACCCCAACCCAGAGGAACATTCCTTATTCCTGGACGTCCACCCG GAACCCAGGCTGGTTAAGTCAACTGTGACTACCTGCACTTCAGCTCCAGCAAATGGTGCTTGCACACTCATTGTGGTCCAGACACCAGCCGGAGACTTTCACACGCAGTAA
- the SCARB1 gene encoding scavenger receptor class B member 1 isoform X1: MGSRARARRAAAMLGFLGLLCAVLGAVMIVMVPTLIKQQVLKNVRIDPSSLSFNMWKDIPVPFYLSVYFFDVVNPSAVLLGEKPQVRERGPYVYREFRHKSNITFNDNDTVSFLEYRSFQFQPDRSHGLESDYIVMPNILVLGAAMMMENKPMSLKLIMTLAFSTLGERAFMNRTVGEIMWGYEDPLVHLVNKYLPNMFPFKGKFGLFAELNNSNSGLFTVFTGVKDFSRIHLVDKWNGLSKVKYWHSDQCNMINGTSGQMWAPFMTPETSLEFYSPEACRSMNLVYKESGVFEGIPTYRFVAPSTLFANGSTYPPNEGFCPCLESGIQNISTCRFNAPLFLSHPHFYNADPMLAEAVLGLHPNPEEHSLFLDVHPVTGIPMNCSVKLQLSLYVKAIKGIGQTGKIEPVVLPLMWFEESGAMQGEPLQTFYTQLVLVPSVLHYAQYVLVGLGCVLLFIPIIHQIRSQEKCFLFWSSSKKGSKDKEAIQAYSESLMTSAPKGSVLQEARL; the protein is encoded by the exons AACGTGCGCATCGACCCCAGCAGCCTGTCCTTCAACATGTGGAAGGACATCCCTGTCCCTTTCTACCTGTCCGTCTACTTCTTCGACGTGGTCAACCCCAGCGCCGTCCTCCTGGGCGAGAAGCCGCAGGTGCGGGAGCGCGGGCCCTACGTGTACAG GGAGTTCAGGCACAAGAGTAACATCACCTTCAATGACAATGACACCGTGTCATTCCTCGAGTACCGCAGTTTCCAGTTCCAACCTGACAGGTCCCACGGCCTGGAGAGTGACTACATCGTCATGCCCAACATCCTGGTCTTG GGCGCGGCGATGATGATGGAGAACAAGCCCATGAGCCTGAAGCTGATCATGACCTTGGCGTTCAGCACCCTCGGAGAGCGTGCCTTCATGAACCGCACCGTGGGCGAGATCATGTGGGGCTACGAGGACCCTCTGGTCCACCTCGTCAACAAGTACCTGCCAAACATGTTTCCCTTCAAGGGCAAGTTTGGGCTCTTTGCGGAG CTGAACAACTCCAATTCTGGGCTCTTCACCGTGTTCACGGGGGTCAAAGACTTCAGCAGGATCCATCTCGTGGACAAGTGGAACGGGCTTAGCAAG GTCAAATACTGGCATTCTGACCAGTGCAACATGATCAATGGGACGTCTGGACAGATGTGGGCGCCGTTCATGACTCCCGAGACCTCACTGGAATTCTACAGCCCCGAGGCCTGCCG GTCCATGAACCTGGTCTACAAGGAGTCAGGGGTGTTCGAAGGCATCCCCACCTATCGCTTCGTGGCCCCCAGCACCTTGTTTGCCAACGGCTCCACCTACCCGCCCAACGAGGGCTTCTGCCCCTGCCTGGAGTCTGGGATTCAGAACATCAGCACCTGCAGGTTCA ATGCACCCTTGTTTCTCTCCCACCCTCACTTCTACAACGCCGACCCGATGCTGGCAGAGGCGGTGCTTGGCCTCCACCCCAACCCAGAGGAACATTCCTTATTCCTGGACGTCCACCCG GTCACCGGGATCCCCATGAACTGCTCTGTGAAACTACAGCTGAGCCTGTACGTCAAGGCCATCAAAGGCATCGG ACAAACAGGGAAGATCGAGCCAGTAGTCCTGCCGTTGATGTGGTTTGAGGAG AGCGGGGCGATGCAAGGTGAGCCCCTGCAGACTTTCTACACCCAGCTGGTGTTGGTGCCCAGTGTGTTACACTATGCGCAGTACGTCCTCGTCGGGCTGGGCTGCGTCCTGCTGTTCATCCCCATCATCCACCAGATCCGGAGCCAG GagaagtgctttttattttggagtaGTAGTAAAAAGGGCTCAAAGGATAAGGAGGCCATTCAGGCCTATTCTGAATCCCTGATGACATCAGCACccaagggctctgtgctgcaagAAGCAAGATTGTAG
- the SCARB1 gene encoding scavenger receptor class B member 1 isoform X3 — MGSRARARRAAAMLGFLGLLCAVLGAVMIVMVPTLIKQQVLKNVRIDPSSLSFNMWKDIPVPFYLSVYFFDVVNPSAVLLGEKPQVRERGPYVYREFRHKSNITFNDNDTVSFLEYRSFQFQPDRSHGLESDYIVMPNILVLGAAMMMENKPMSLKLIMTLAFSTLGERAFMNRTVGEIMWGYEDPLVHLVNKYLPNMFPFKGKFGLFAELNNSNSGLFTVFTGVKDFSRIHLVDKWNGLSKVKYWHSDQCNMINGTSGQMWAPFMTPETSLEFYSPEACRSMNLVYKESGVFEGIPTYRFVAPSTLFANGSTYPPNEGFCPCLESGIQNISTCRFNAPLFLSHPHFYNADPMLAEAVLGLHPNPEEHSLFLDVHPVTGIPMNCSVKLQLSLYVKAIKGIGCSRLFCPSGFPLNRKVEKKKKKLNPGKSKSLKMETHPTGILKCDSSLCGRNILSPAIPLCFALFPCRIVALPRYNSHTVTLTLFKRTAR, encoded by the exons AACGTGCGCATCGACCCCAGCAGCCTGTCCTTCAACATGTGGAAGGACATCCCTGTCCCTTTCTACCTGTCCGTCTACTTCTTCGACGTGGTCAACCCCAGCGCCGTCCTCCTGGGCGAGAAGCCGCAGGTGCGGGAGCGCGGGCCCTACGTGTACAG GGAGTTCAGGCACAAGAGTAACATCACCTTCAATGACAATGACACCGTGTCATTCCTCGAGTACCGCAGTTTCCAGTTCCAACCTGACAGGTCCCACGGCCTGGAGAGTGACTACATCGTCATGCCCAACATCCTGGTCTTG GGCGCGGCGATGATGATGGAGAACAAGCCCATGAGCCTGAAGCTGATCATGACCTTGGCGTTCAGCACCCTCGGAGAGCGTGCCTTCATGAACCGCACCGTGGGCGAGATCATGTGGGGCTACGAGGACCCTCTGGTCCACCTCGTCAACAAGTACCTGCCAAACATGTTTCCCTTCAAGGGCAAGTTTGGGCTCTTTGCGGAG CTGAACAACTCCAATTCTGGGCTCTTCACCGTGTTCACGGGGGTCAAAGACTTCAGCAGGATCCATCTCGTGGACAAGTGGAACGGGCTTAGCAAG GTCAAATACTGGCATTCTGACCAGTGCAACATGATCAATGGGACGTCTGGACAGATGTGGGCGCCGTTCATGACTCCCGAGACCTCACTGGAATTCTACAGCCCCGAGGCCTGCCG GTCCATGAACCTGGTCTACAAGGAGTCAGGGGTGTTCGAAGGCATCCCCACCTATCGCTTCGTGGCCCCCAGCACCTTGTTTGCCAACGGCTCCACCTACCCGCCCAACGAGGGCTTCTGCCCCTGCCTGGAGTCTGGGATTCAGAACATCAGCACCTGCAGGTTCA ATGCACCCTTGTTTCTCTCCCACCCTCACTTCTACAACGCCGACCCGATGCTGGCAGAGGCGGTGCTTGGCCTCCACCCCAACCCAGAGGAACATTCCTTATTCCTGGACGTCCACCCG GTCACCGGGATCCCCATGAACTGCTCTGTGAAACTACAGCTGAGCCTGTACGTCAAGGCCATCAAAGGCATCGG ATGCAGCAGACTCTTCTGCCCGAGCGGTTTCCCACTCAACagaaaagtggagaaaaaaaaaaaaaaattaaatcctggCAAAAGCAAGTCTTTGAAAATGGAAACTCACCCGACAGGCATTTTAAAGTGTGACTCTTCCCTTTGCGGGAGGAATATTTTAAGCCCTGCTATTcctttgtgttttgctttatttccgTGTCGCATCGTGGCCTTGccgagatacaattcacataccgtTACGCTCACCCTTTTCAAACGTACAGCCCGGTGA